A window of the Vicingus serpentipes genome harbors these coding sequences:
- a CDS encoding mechanosensitive ion channel family protein, whose protein sequence is MDNIYEKAVDLILTYGPKLVGAILVWIVGSIVVKFLSKTFSRVLEKRNIDPSLKPFLIGIVSSLLKVMLVISVLGMVGIEMTSFVAILGAAGLAVGMALSGTLQNFAGGVMILIFKPFKNGDVIEAQGYVGSVSEIQIFNTILKTPDNKTIIIPNGGLSNGSMVNYSTEAQRRVDWTFGIGYGDDATKAKTVLQNLIDADSRILKSPEPFIALSALADSSVNFTVRAWVKSEDYWGVFFDMNENVYNTFNKEGLSIPFPQMDVYVHKNN, encoded by the coding sequence ATGGATAATATTTATGAAAAGGCCGTTGACCTTATTTTAACTTACGGCCCAAAATTAGTTGGAGCAATATTAGTTTGGATTGTTGGATCTATCGTTGTAAAATTTCTATCTAAAACGTTTAGTCGAGTTTTAGAAAAACGAAATATTGATCCATCGTTGAAACCATTTTTAATAGGGATTGTTAGCTCATTACTTAAAGTAATGTTGGTTATCAGTGTGCTAGGAATGGTTGGTATCGAAATGACTTCTTTTGTAGCTATTCTTGGTGCTGCTGGTTTAGCTGTTGGTATGGCTTTATCTGGTACTTTACAAAATTTTGCTGGAGGGGTTATGATCCTAATTTTCAAACCTTTTAAAAATGGGGATGTTATTGAAGCTCAAGGGTATGTAGGTTCAGTATCTGAAATTCAAATTTTTAACACGATTCTTAAAACTCCAGACAATAAAACAATTATAATACCTAATGGAGGTTTGTCAAACGGATCTATGGTTAATTACTCTACAGAGGCACAAAGAAGAGTAGACTGGACTTTCGGTATTGGATATGGTGATGATGCAACAAAAGCAAAAACTGTTTTGCAAAATTTAATTGATGCTGATTCTAGAATTTTAAAATCTCCTGAACCATTTATAGCTCTTTCAGCATTGGCTGATAGCTCTGTAAACTTTACAGTTAGAGCATGGGTAAAATCAGAAGATTATTGGGGGGTTTTCTTTGATATGAATGAAAATGTATACAACACTTTTAATAAAGAAGGTTTAAGTATTCCTTTCCCTCAAATGGATGTTTACGTTCATAAAAACAACTAA
- a CDS encoding SpoIIE family protein phosphatase produces the protein MAFRFTIGKKIGTGFGVLLFCVVVVFYTTYQTLNASIEINEEITTVNNPTVASLEELKLLTVRSKMLISNWIYQQSQADDPEKQKLNRISSRDYPFLKKRIKELAIHWSEKDRKKIKAVFVNLDELFELHEEVKMLLPDWVSYEDSQSKFLANFMVGEGGDINLKTNEILFQLNDLIANQKFQSDEVTATMLTSFSFLKQLFRILGIALVVGGVLIALFTTRTIVKPIYRLKHILLDLSRGVFPTKKLKERSDEIGEMTNALNRLVLGLKSTKDFANDVGSGQFSTNYEPLSSEDELGHALLKMRVDLAENERVLEQKVVERTAEVVKQKEEIEVQNEKISELYTEVTDSIKYAKRLQEAILPPDELVKNILPNSFVLYKPKDIVSGDFYWMGEKNGKTYFAAVDCTGHGVPGAFMSIVGYNALNNALTQFDTPATILDSLNKEISQTLHRNSSGATTKDGMDLALCSYDAKTKKLEYAGAFNPLYLIRNNDVEQIKADKFPIGSYFDDEPKTYTNHVIQLEKDDYIYVFSDGYADQFGGPKGKKFMYKQFRDCLLGLVGKTMSKQRDHLDSTVETWKGPLEQVDDILVIGMHIS, from the coding sequence ATGGCGTTCAGGTTTACAATAGGTAAAAAAATAGGTACAGGTTTCGGGGTTTTGCTGTTTTGTGTAGTGGTAGTTTTTTATACAACTTACCAGACGTTAAACGCTAGTATTGAAATTAATGAAGAAATCACTACTGTTAACAACCCAACTGTTGCTTCATTAGAAGAGTTGAAGCTTTTAACAGTGAGGTCAAAGATGTTGATTTCTAATTGGATTTACCAACAATCTCAAGCTGATGATCCTGAAAAGCAAAAGTTAAATAGAATAAGTTCACGGGATTATCCGTTTCTTAAAAAAAGGATAAAAGAATTAGCAATTCATTGGTCCGAAAAAGATCGAAAAAAAATAAAAGCAGTATTTGTTAACTTAGATGAGCTATTTGAACTTCATGAAGAAGTGAAAATGCTTCTGCCTGATTGGGTTAGTTATGAAGATTCTCAAAGTAAGTTTTTAGCCAATTTTATGGTTGGAGAAGGAGGGGATATCAATCTAAAAACAAATGAGATTCTTTTTCAATTAAATGATTTAATTGCGAATCAAAAATTTCAATCAGATGAAGTAACTGCAACAATGCTTACTTCATTTAGTTTTCTAAAACAACTCTTTAGAATCCTTGGTATAGCCCTAGTTGTGGGAGGTGTGTTAATTGCTCTATTTACCACAAGGACAATTGTTAAACCAATTTATCGATTAAAACATATTTTGTTAGATTTAAGTAGGGGTGTTTTTCCTACCAAAAAGTTAAAAGAAAGAAGTGATGAGATTGGAGAAATGACAAATGCTTTGAATAGGTTGGTTTTAGGACTTAAAAGCACAAAAGATTTTGCAAACGATGTTGGTAGTGGTCAATTCTCTACTAATTATGAGCCATTAAGTTCTGAGGATGAGTTAGGACATGCACTTTTAAAAATGCGTGTTGATTTAGCTGAAAATGAAAGAGTTTTAGAACAAAAAGTTGTTGAGAGAACTGCAGAAGTTGTTAAGCAGAAGGAAGAAATTGAAGTTCAAAATGAAAAAATTAGTGAATTATATACTGAAGTAACTGATAGTATAAAATATGCTAAGCGTTTGCAGGAAGCTATTTTACCTCCAGACGAATTGGTAAAAAATATTTTACCAAATTCATTTGTTTTATATAAGCCTAAAGATATTGTATCTGGAGATTTTTACTGGATGGGAGAAAAGAATGGAAAAACATATTTTGCTGCAGTTGATTGTACTGGGCATGGCGTTCCTGGTGCATTTATGAGTATTGTTGGGTATAATGCATTAAATAATGCGTTAACTCAATTTGATACTCCTGCAACTATATTAGATTCTTTAAACAAAGAAATTAGCCAAACTTTACACAGAAATTCTTCAGGAGCAACAACTAAAGATGGCATGGATTTAGCGCTTTGTAGTTATGATGCTAAAACTAAAAAACTAGAATACGCTGGAGCATTTAATCCTCTTTACTTAATCCGCAACAATGATGTCGAGCAGATTAAAGCTGATAAGTTTCCTATAGGTTCTTATTTTGACGATGAGCCTAAAACATATACTAATCACGTTATTCAATTAGAAAAAGACGATTATATTTATGTTTTTTCTGATGGCTATGCAGATCAATTTGGTGGTCCAAAAGGTAAGAAGTTTATGTATAAACAATTTAGAGATTGTTTGCTTGGATTAGTTGGAAAAACAATGTCAAAACAAAGAGATCACTTGGATTCTACAGTTGAGACTTGGAAAGGTCCACTTGAGCAAGTTGATGACATCCTCGTGATAGGAATGCATATCTCTTAA
- a CDS encoding ferritin, with product MLKKEIESALNAQILIEAESSQIYLAMASWAETQGLGGTAQFLYKHSDEERIHMLKLVQYVNERGGKAVVPALPKPGEEYESLNNLFQTLLDHEVMVSNEINNLVEICLQQKDYTTHNFMQWYVAEQIEEEALARTIMDKLRMIGADKGGLYLFDRDIESISMATTGSVSQ from the coding sequence ATGTTAAAGAAAGAAATAGAGAGTGCATTAAACGCACAAATTTTAATCGAAGCGGAATCATCACAAATATATTTAGCAATGGCTTCTTGGGCTGAAACTCAAGGTTTAGGAGGTACTGCTCAATTTTTATATAAGCATTCAGACGAAGAGAGAATACACATGCTTAAACTTGTTCAGTATGTAAATGAACGAGGAGGTAAAGCAGTTGTTCCAGCTCTACCAAAACCTGGTGAAGAGTATGAATCTTTAAACAATTTGTTTCAGACTTTGCTTGATCATGAAGTAATGGTTTCTAATGAAATAAACAATTTAGTTGAGATTTGTTTACAACAGAAAGATTATACAACTCATAATTTTATGCAATGGTATGTTGCTGAACAAATTGAGGAGGAAGCTTTAGCAAGAACTATTATGGATAAATTGAGGATGATCGGAGCTGATAAAGGAGGATTGTATCTCTTTGATAGAGATATAGAATCTATTTCGATGGCAACAACAGGATCTGTTTCTCAATAA
- a CDS encoding universal stress protein, with protein sequence MKNILFPTDFSENANHALKFALKIAKDFGAKLHILNAYKMPYSSSSPMTRTLLETLEKSAEKDLLSCVNEIGNNPEYKDVEIKTKAIAGDVANSIDLYANKMGIDLIVMGTKGASGLKEVLIGSNAEEVVTHSDKSVLIVPENTNTFQIKRVAFAIDFEEINESTFFGSFISFAKKYNSETLFVNINQNNEVISSTKIENQKSKLEQIFNEVDCSFHSEKHEDIVDGINAFVKNNKCDMLAVLSRKHGFIEKIFHKSISNKLTCHTELPMFVVKEI encoded by the coding sequence ATGAAAAATATTCTTTTCCCTACCGATTTTTCAGAAAATGCAAATCATGCATTGAAATTCGCATTAAAAATAGCTAAAGATTTTGGAGCTAAACTCCATATTTTAAATGCTTATAAAATGCCTTATTCAAGTTCTTCTCCAATGACTAGAACTCTATTGGAAACATTAGAAAAATCTGCTGAAAAAGATTTGTTAAGTTGCGTGAATGAAATTGGTAACAACCCAGAATACAAGGATGTAGAGATTAAAACCAAAGCTATAGCTGGAGACGTGGCTAATTCAATTGACCTATATGCCAACAAAATGGGTATAGATTTAATAGTGATGGGAACAAAAGGAGCTTCTGGTTTAAAAGAAGTTTTAATTGGAAGTAATGCTGAAGAAGTTGTTACTCATAGTGATAAATCGGTTTTAATTGTTCCAGAAAACACGAATACTTTTCAAATAAAAAGAGTTGCATTTGCAATAGATTTCGAGGAAATTAATGAATCAACTTTTTTTGGTTCTTTTATAAGTTTTGCTAAAAAATATAATTCAGAAACACTTTTTGTAAATATAAATCAAAATAATGAGGTTATAAGTTCAACTAAAATTGAAAATCAAAAATCAAAATTAGAACAAATTTTTAATGAAGTTGATTGTAGTTTTCATTCTGAAAAACATGAAGATATTGTTGATGGGATTAATGCTTTTGTTAAAAATAATAAGTGCGATATGTTGGCTGTATTGTCAAGAAAACATGGGTTTATTGAAAAAATATTTCATAAAAGCATTTCAAATAAATTGACTTGTCATACGGAATTGCCTATGTTTGTAGTAAAAGAAATCTAA
- a CDS encoding DUF3078 domain-containing protein, producing the protein MKKIILSLMLLVSTSIVFSQHTEGEKILKKQHADTIPDGWKTGGIISVNFTQVSLTNWAAGGNNSISLNAITSLYANLKKGNSTWDNTLDLGYGLLKQGDEGLRKTDDKIDFMSKYGKKARKHWYYAGLVNFKSQMAPGYNYPDDSTQISKFLAPGYLLGAIGMDYKPNDAFTLFISPFTTKMTFVNDKKLADDGRFGVDAAVYDDFGVLITEGKRFRAEYGGYLRAILNKDLMENIKLQTKLELFSNYTEDPDHIDVNWEVLIALKVNKFVSATISTQLIYDHDVDIAVDRNDDGLIDGVGPRTQFKEVLGIGLTYKF; encoded by the coding sequence ATGAAAAAAATAATATTAAGCTTAATGCTTCTTGTTTCGACAAGCATTGTCTTTTCACAACATACTGAAGGTGAAAAAATACTAAAAAAGCAACACGCAGATACAATTCCTGATGGATGGAAAACTGGTGGTATTATCTCAGTAAACTTTACACAAGTAAGTTTAACAAATTGGGCTGCAGGGGGAAACAATTCGATTTCATTAAACGCTATTACAAGTTTGTATGCAAACCTTAAAAAAGGGAACTCAACATGGGACAACACTCTTGATTTAGGTTATGGTTTACTTAAGCAAGGCGATGAAGGCCTTAGAAAAACTGACGATAAAATTGACTTTATGTCAAAGTATGGTAAAAAAGCACGTAAACACTGGTATTATGCAGGGTTAGTTAATTTTAAATCTCAAATGGCTCCTGGGTACAATTATCCAGACGATTCAACTCAAATTTCTAAATTTCTAGCTCCAGGTTATTTATTAGGAGCAATAGGTATGGACTATAAGCCAAATGATGCATTTACTTTGTTCATATCTCCTTTTACAACAAAAATGACTTTTGTAAACGATAAAAAATTAGCAGATGATGGTCGATTTGGTGTAGATGCTGCAGTTTATGATGATTTTGGAGTATTAATTACTGAAGGAAAAAGGTTCAGAGCTGAATATGGTGGATATTTAAGAGCTATCTTAAATAAGGACTTAATGGAAAACATTAAACTTCAAACTAAATTAGAATTGTTTTCTAACTATACAGAAGACCCCGATCATATTGATGTTAACTGGGAGGTATTAATTGCGCTTAAAGTAAACAAATTTGTTTCTGCGACAATCTCTACTCAATTAATTTATGATCATGATGTGGACATTGCTGTTGATAGAAATGATGATGGACTTATTGATGGAGTAGGACCAAGAACTCAATTTAAAGAGGTTTTAGGAATTGGTTTAACATATAAATTTTAA
- a CDS encoding sensor histidine kinase, with product MKKKFIYILIGVITSALLGLVAIQLYWIDSAVALREDEFSRDVKSALFAVTSKLEKIEALNRVKIHQKSQQLFNQKAKLLYSMQQTTFDTSAYFEKDGVKYRVNEQHQQTANGKVYQKTVESVSDNGSEFQMSIGVQGGLPITNYSFEDSLLNYQQNEKLMMLDEMLKSIYQTSQYRPILERVNKQILDSLLKLELIHRDIKATFQYGVFDYDGNVLLVDSLSNINKIRQSNYYAQLFPNDILETPHFLSIYFPHQKGYLLKTMWLMLLTSVLLLIIIVLAFTYTIQTIFKQKKLSEVKNDFISNMTHELKTPISTISLACEALSDKDISANPSINSNYINMISQENKRLGLLVESVLKSAMWDKELKLKKETFNLHDVINQVTSNILIQVESKKGKISKNLAAKEYEITADKVHITNLIYNLLDNANKYSPTEPDIIISTENYKQGILVSVSDNGVGIKKENVNKIFEKFYRVPTGNVHNVKGFGLGLNYVKALVDKHGGEIQVVSEFGVGTTFKVYLPFKNNENN from the coding sequence ATGAAAAAGAAATTTATATACATATTAATAGGAGTAATAACGTCTGCATTACTAGGCTTAGTTGCCATTCAATTGTATTGGATTGACAGTGCAGTTGCTCTTAGAGAGGATGAGTTTAGTAGGGATGTTAAATCGGCTTTATTTGCTGTTACAAGTAAACTTGAAAAGATTGAGGCACTTAATCGAGTTAAGATTCACCAAAAGAGCCAACAGCTATTTAATCAAAAAGCAAAGTTGTTATATTCTATGCAACAAACAACTTTTGATACCTCTGCCTATTTTGAGAAAGATGGGGTGAAATACCGAGTAAATGAACAGCATCAACAAACAGCAAATGGAAAAGTTTATCAAAAAACAGTTGAGTCAGTTTCTGATAATGGTAGCGAATTTCAAATGAGTATTGGAGTTCAAGGTGGGTTGCCTATTACAAATTATTCTTTTGAAGATTCGTTGTTAAATTATCAGCAAAATGAAAAGTTGATGATGCTGGATGAAATGTTAAAAAGTATATATCAAACAAGTCAGTACAGACCTATACTAGAACGTGTTAACAAACAAATTTTAGATTCCTTATTGAAACTTGAACTTATTCATAGAGATATTAAGGCCACTTTTCAATATGGTGTGTTTGACTATGATGGGAATGTATTACTAGTAGATTCCTTATCAAACATTAATAAAATCAGACAATCAAATTATTATGCCCAATTGTTTCCAAATGACATTTTAGAAACGCCTCATTTTTTAAGTATTTATTTTCCTCATCAAAAAGGTTATTTACTAAAAACGATGTGGTTGATGTTACTAACTTCCGTTTTATTGTTGATTATAATTGTATTAGCTTTTACATATACCATACAAACTATTTTTAAACAGAAGAAGTTGTCTGAGGTTAAAAATGATTTTATTAGCAACATGACTCATGAGTTAAAAACCCCAATTTCTACAATTTCTTTAGCTTGTGAAGCATTATCAGATAAAGATATTTCTGCTAATCCATCTATAAATTCTAATTATATAAATATGATTAGTCAAGAAAACAAAAGATTAGGATTGTTGGTAGAAAGTGTGTTGAAAAGTGCTATGTGGGATAAAGAATTAAAATTGAAAAAAGAAACATTTAATCTTCATGATGTAATTAATCAAGTTACATCAAACATTTTAATTCAAGTAGAGAGTAAGAAAGGAAAGATTAGTAAAAACTTAGCAGCAAAAGAGTATGAAATTACTGCAGATAAAGTTCACATAACAAACTTAATATATAACTTGCTTGATAATGCTAACAAATATAGCCCAACAGAACCAGATATTATTATCTCAACAGAGAATTACAAACAGGGTATTTTAGTTAGCGTTTCTGATAATGGAGTTGGAATAAAGAAGGAAAACGTAAATAAAATTTTTGAGAAATTTTATCGTGTACCAACAGGCAATGTACATAATGTAAAAGGATTTGGCTTAGGATTAAACTATGTAAAAGCATTGGTAGATAAACATGGAGGAGAAATACAAGTGGTTAGTGAGTTTGGAGTAGGAACAACGTTTAAAGTTTATTTGCCTTTTAAAAACAATGAAAACAACTAA
- a CDS encoding ComF family protein — MLNDFFNLIFPKICFACNGVLLKQEEVICTSCQFSLPKTNYHLDEDNPLTKIFWGRVDVKNVAAYYYFKKGGRVQNLLHQLKYKGAKQVGERIGELYGFDLQKSNWIETVDYIIPVPLHSKKLKKRGYNQSECFARGLSKSTNKSLETTILYRKKHSETQTKKSRFNRWENVSEIFDVKNTEKLEGKHILLVDDVITTGATLEASVKVLLKVNCRVSIVTIASA; from the coding sequence ATGTTAAACGATTTTTTTAATTTAATATTTCCAAAAATTTGTTTTGCTTGTAATGGAGTTTTACTTAAGCAAGAAGAAGTAATTTGTACATCATGTCAATTTTCTTTGCCGAAAACAAATTATCACTTAGATGAAGATAACCCGTTAACAAAAATATTTTGGGGAAGAGTGGATGTGAAAAATGTTGCAGCGTATTATTATTTCAAAAAAGGAGGTCGAGTTCAAAATTTATTACATCAATTAAAATATAAAGGGGCTAAACAAGTTGGTGAGCGTATTGGGGAATTATATGGATTTGATTTGCAGAAATCGAATTGGATAGAAACAGTAGATTACATTATTCCTGTTCCGCTTCATTCCAAAAAACTTAAAAAAAGAGGTTATAATCAAAGTGAGTGTTTTGCAAGAGGGCTTTCAAAAAGTACAAATAAGAGCTTAGAAACAACTATTTTGTATCGTAAAAAACACAGTGAGACACAAACTAAAAAGAGCCGTTTTAACAGATGGGAAAATGTTTCAGAAATTTTTGATGTTAAAAATACGGAGAAATTAGAAGGCAAACATATTTTATTAGTTGACGATGTAATTACAACTGGAGCAACATTAGAAGCTAGTGTTAAGGTGTTGTTAAAAGTAAATTGTAGGGTTTCTATAGTTACTATTGCTTCAGCATAA
- a CDS encoding YfiR family protein → MKKIAFILFSLLIIHTGFKPAGAIDTNAKIKAVFIYNFTKYIEWPNSYKEGEFTIGVIGESPLYSELTKMTQTKKVANQSLQVKKFSSVDEISKCHILYLSKDKSGEISSLLKSLKNNSTLIVTEQTGLVDKGAGINFIIKDNRQKFELNKGNVEKYKLKVSSSLEALAFTVK, encoded by the coding sequence GTGAAAAAAATTGCATTTATATTATTCTCATTGCTTATTATCCATACAGGATTTAAGCCAGCGGGAGCAATAGATACTAATGCAAAAATCAAAGCTGTATTTATCTATAACTTTACTAAATATATTGAATGGCCAAATTCATATAAGGAGGGAGAGTTTACAATAGGTGTGATAGGAGAATCGCCTCTTTATAGCGAGTTAACAAAAATGACTCAAACTAAAAAAGTTGCAAATCAATCCCTCCAGGTTAAAAAATTTAGCTCTGTAGATGAAATTTCAAAGTGCCATATTTTATACTTAAGTAAAGATAAAAGTGGAGAAATATCATCCTTATTAAAATCGTTAAAAAATAATAGTACACTTATTGTTACTGAGCAAACAGGACTTGTAGATAAAGGTGCTGGAATTAATTTTATAATTAAAGATAATCGTCAAAAATTTGAGTTGAACAAAGGAAATGTAGAAAAATATAAATTAAAAGTAAGTTCTAGCTTAGAAGCTTTAGCTTTTACTGTTAAATAA
- a CDS encoding response regulator transcription factor produces MNKNIKILLAEDDVNLGNLLSDYLKAKGYATDLAINGDEAFTLFAKGSYDLCLFDVMMPVKDGFTLAKEIRKINENIPIVFLTAKSMKEDTLQGFESGADDYISKPFSMEELLARITAVLRRSKPQAKEEEVSIFAIGNYNFDYQKRLLMIGDTTQKLTSKENDLLRLLALNQGKILERTYALKAIWGDDNYFNARSMDVYIAKLRKHLSQDERIEIMNVHGRGFRFFVHE; encoded by the coding sequence ATGAATAAAAACATTAAAATATTACTTGCAGAAGATGATGTAAACTTGGGCAATTTATTGTCTGATTATTTAAAAGCTAAAGGCTATGCTACAGATTTGGCAATAAACGGTGATGAGGCGTTTACTCTATTTGCAAAAGGTAGTTATGATTTATGTTTATTTGACGTTATGATGCCTGTTAAAGATGGCTTTACATTAGCAAAAGAGATTCGAAAAATAAATGAAAATATTCCTATTGTTTTCCTTACCGCGAAATCAATGAAAGAAGACACCCTTCAAGGATTTGAATCCGGAGCAGATGATTATATTTCTAAGCCATTTAGTATGGAGGAGTTGTTGGCTAGAATAACTGCTGTTTTAAGGAGGTCAAAGCCACAAGCTAAAGAAGAAGAGGTTTCTATTTTTGCTATAGGTAATTACAATTTTGATTATCAAAAAAGGTTGTTAATGATTGGAGATACAACCCAGAAATTAACTTCAAAGGAAAATGATTTGTTAAGATTGTTAGCATTAAATCAAGGTAAAATTTTAGAAAGAACCTATGCTTTAAAAGCAATATGGGGAGATGATAATTATTTTAATGCACGAAGTATGGATGTTTATATTGCTAAACTTAGAAAGCACTTAAGCCAAGATGAGCGAATAGAAATTATGAATGTTCATGGAAGAGGATTTCGTTTTTTTGTACATGAATAG